The sequence below is a genomic window from Gemmatimonadota bacterium.
AGGATCTCGGGCAGGGTCATGACATGAAACATGCCCGCGGTCTTACGCTTTCCCAGGACGGCCTCGTGCAATTCCCCGCACTGGCCATCCATGGCCTCATGGATCCGGTATAGTCTCCGTTCGAAGGGCTCGTCCGCAAACCGTTCCGAAAGCCTCCCTTCCGCGTGGAACCGCTCCGCCCAGGTATCGACGACCTCGTTCAATTCCGCGATCAAGGGATCGAGCGAAGTGGGGTCGAACAGCCTTTCAATCGGCAGGAAGCCGTCTTCAAGATACTGATTGATCTGGTGGTCCGTCAGACCGCTCGCCATGACATGCATCCTCGAAGTGGCGGGACCAGGTTAGGTCCGGTTAAGTCCATTGATGGGACAAAACGATATGATTATACTTTGCAAATGTCAATGACTTGGGCGCTGAACGGTATCGGGGACCGTAGCGTCCTGTTGAAACTGAAATCGGAGGATTTTCATGGCTTTCGACCTGGTGCTGACAGGGGCGACGATCATCGATCCGTCCCAACAGAAGAACGAAAAAGGCGACGTAGGCATCAGAGACGGCAAAATCGCCGCGGTTTCCGATCATCTCGAGGCCGGCGCAGATACGACCATCGACGTATCGGGCAAGTACCTTACGCCCGGCTGGATCGATCTGCACGCCCACGTATACGCCGGCGCCACGACCTTCGGCATCAAGGCCGACGCTCTCTGCCTGGCCACTGGCGTAACCACCATCGTGGACGCCGGAAGTCCGGGATGGACCAACCTGCGCGGCTTTCTCGAGTTCATCGTCGAACCCTCCCGGACCGAAGTGCTCACCTTCGTCCATATCAGTAGCATCGGGCTCCTGAATTCCATGCGCGGCGAGATGGAGGACATCAAAAACGCCGATCCCGAGCGTACGGCCCGGGTCATTTCGATGTGGCCGCGGCACTGTGTCGGCGTCAAGGTCCGGCAGGGGGCTTTCCAGGTGGGAAGCCACGGCGTGGAGCCGCTCCGGAGGGCCGTCGAAGCCGCCGAGATGGCGGACACCCGGGTAATGGTACACATCGACAAGGGCGTCGCCCTGCCGGATATCCTGGAACTGCTTCGTCCGGGCGATGTGGTGACTCACTGCTACCAGGGCAAGGGAGATCATATCCTCGGCGACGACGACCGGGTGATTCCCGAGGTATACGAAGCCAGAGAACGCGGCGTGTTCTTCGACCTTGGACACGGCGCCGGGAGTTTTCATTACGGCATCGCCAAAAGGGCGGTCGAACTGGGTTTCCTGTCCGACGTGATCAGTACCGACCTGCACGTCTACAGCCTGAGATCGCCGGTGTACAGTCTTCCTGAAACGGCATCCAAACTGCTGAACATGGGGCTGGATTTCGAGGAGATCGTCCGCCAGACGACATCAAATCCCGCGGGAGTACTGAACCGATCGGATGATATCGGCACGCTGAAGGAGGGAAGCGTCGCCGACATCGCCGTTTTCGACCTGGAAGAAGGTCGTTATACCTTTACCGATGCCCACGGCCGGCAGGAAATCGGGCCCAGCATGATCACCCCGCATCTTACCGTACGGGCCGGACAGGTGTACTATCCGGACGACGTGAAAGACGAGGTGGTGGAGACGGAGCGCCGCGCCGAAGAGATGGTGGGGATCACCGGGGTGCCCTACGGGACCATCCGGGACATAAAGAAAGTGCAGTGAGTACGAAAACGACGGCGCTTTTCATGAATTTCTATATATCTCGATACTGCGAATAAGTGTAGTTCGATTAGTACTAATATTATCTGTTTTATTTTATTATATATTGATACGTTCAAAGTTAAGTCGAACAGGACTCAGGAGATGAGAAAACCCAGACCGGACGGAATGAGGGGAAAAGGGAATGAAGGAGGAAGTGAAAAGGAGCGGATGGCGCGGAAACCGTAAAAACGGGATGGCCCGGTGAAAACGATAGTACGTTTCGTATTAAAGAAGGATGGGAGACTGGACCTGACCAAAAAATGCACCGGATGAGCAGAGACCGGATGAAAAGAAGGACGAAATCGGAATTCGGCCCGATGAAACCAGAACCGAAACCTTTTTCCGACCCACTAACCTATCACGAGGGAGGTTGCCGGCCATGACCCCGGAAATTATCAAAATTGAAACCGTTGTATTCCAGTACACCGTCGAAAACATGGGCGTGGACTACAACGGATTCAACCTGGTGTACGAGAAAGGCGCCACGCGCAAACTCGGCGGCGGCCTGTTGCGGATACACACCAACCTGGGGATCGTCGGCGAATACCTGGGCGGTCCCTCGCCGTCGGGACCGGCGGTCAAGTACCTGCTGGGCCGCAATCCCTTCGAACGGGAGAAGATCTACAACGATCTGAAGCGTGGCCTGCGGCATACCGACCGTACCCAGATCGGCGCGGTGGACGTGGCGTTGTGGGACTTCGCCGGGAAGTACTACAACGCGCCGGTCTACCAGTTGCTGGGCGGTTACCGGACCGCCCTGCCGGCTTACGCGAGCACGTACCACGGCGACGAAAACGACGGGCTGCACACGCCCGAGGCCTTCGCGGACTTCGCCGAACAGTGCCGGGACCTGGGATACCGCGCCTTCAAGATCCATGGCTGGGGCAACGCCCCCATCGAGCGAGAGGTCGCCAACGTGAAAGTCACGGGAAAGCGCGTGGGAGACGGCATGGACCTCATGATCGATCCCGCCTGTGAATACAATACCTGGGCGGACGCGCTCAAGGTGGGCCGGGCCTGCGATGAAGCCGGGTTCTTCTGGCTGGAGGATCCTTACAAGGACGGCGGCGTGTCCATTTTCGGCCACAAGAAGCTGCGGGAACACATCACCACGCCGATCCTGCAGACCGAGCACATCTTCGGCCTGGAGCAGCACGTCGATTTCGTCGTGAACGGGGGAACGGACTTCGTGCGGTCCGGGGTCTACGAGGACGGCGGCATCACCGGCGTGATGAAGATCGCCCACGCGGCCGAGGGACTCGGGCTGGACATGGAACTTCACGGCGGCGGCCTCGCCCACCGCCATATCATGGCATCCGTCCGGAACAGCAACTACTACGAACTGGGGCTCGTGCATCCCGGTATCACGAAGAACAAGCCGCCCGTCTACGCGCCCGAATTCACCGATGAGCTGGAGAACATCGATGAACACGGATGCGTTCCTGTCCCCCAGGGCCCGGGTCTGGGCGCTGAAATCGACCGGGATTACATCGAGGCGCATCGCATCGATACGATCGTTCACGAGGTGTAGAAGAACCGGAGGGGCGGCCGTGCACGAGGCGTAGCAGGTGCCGCTTCTACGCGCCGGCCAGCATGTCCCGTACCCGCTTGACGACCTGCTTCTCGTCGCGGGTCATTTTCTCCAGTTCGTACATATCGTCCGACAGTTTCTCGCGGTGCTCTTCCAGCGGATACAGGTGGGGCAGGTCGAAGAACCAGCTGAAAACGTACCGCTGGAAGATGTTCAGGCGGGGATAGTCCTGGGTCCACGGACTGGCGTTGTGAAGCAGGCGGGTAGAGAAGATGATGACGTCCCCCGCCTTCATGGGGATCGTGATAGACGTGGGAGGATCGTGCTCGACAGGTAGTCCTTCCGGTTCCGGCACCGTGGTCTTGTGACTGCCCGGCACCAGGCAGAATCCCGTACCGGGCGGCACGTCCGCCAGGGCGACCCACGTGGCCAGGTGGCTGCAGTAGATCTCGCCGTCCGCCACCTGGAAATCGTTGTTGGGATTGCGGAATCCGTGGGTGACCTTGACCCCGTCGTCATCCCGGTGAAAGTGCAGTTCTTCCGGGCCCTTGACCATGTGGGTGAATACGCAGTGCATAAGGCGGGGACAACCCCAGGTCAACCCGGCCACCACGCGGATGATCTCCGGGTTCATGTTGAGCCGCTGGAACACCTCGTGGCCGTAGTGGATATGGCCGATATGGGTCTTGTTCGGCTCCTGGCGCCCCCGCTTGAGTGGCGCGGGAAGTTCCTTCTCGTCCGCGTTCAACCAGCCTTCCAAGACCGGACGCATCTCGGACAGGTCGGCGTCCGGAACAACGCCGGTCAGCAGCAGGTAGCCCTGCAGCTCGAAATGCCACTTCTCTTCCGGTGACAGGAA
It includes:
- a CDS encoding phytanoyl-CoA dioxygenase family protein; translation: MTTQMPVSFLSPEEKWHFELQGYLLLTGVVPDADLSEMRPVLEGWLNADEKELPAPLKRGRQEPNKTHIGHIHYGHEVFQRLNMNPEIIRVVAGLTWGCPRLMHCVFTHMVKGPEELHFHRDDDGVKVTHGFRNPNNDFQVADGEIYCSHLATWVALADVPPGTGFCLVPGSHKTTVPEPEGLPVEHDPPTSITIPMKAGDVIIFSTRLLHNASPWTQDYPRLNIFQRYVFSWFFDLPHLYPLEEHREKLSDDMYELEKMTRDEKQVVKRVRDMLAGA
- a CDS encoding mandelate racemase produces the protein MTPEIIKIETVVFQYTVENMGVDYNGFNLVYEKGATRKLGGGLLRIHTNLGIVGEYLGGPSPSGPAVKYLLGRNPFEREKIYNDLKRGLRHTDRTQIGAVDVALWDFAGKYYNAPVYQLLGGYRTALPAYASTYHGDENDGLHTPEAFADFAEQCRDLGYRAFKIHGWGNAPIEREVANVKVTGKRVGDGMDLMIDPACEYNTWADALKVGRACDEAGFFWLEDPYKDGGVSIFGHKKLREHITTPILQTEHIFGLEQHVDFVVNGGTDFVRSGVYEDGGITGVMKIAHAAEGLGLDMELHGGGLAHRHIMASVRNSNYYELGLVHPGITKNKPPVYAPEFTDELENIDEHGCVPVPQGPGLGAEIDRDYIEAHRIDTIVHEV
- a CDS encoding amidohydrolase/deacetylase family metallohydrolase; translated protein: MAFDLVLTGATIIDPSQQKNEKGDVGIRDGKIAAVSDHLEAGADTTIDVSGKYLTPGWIDLHAHVYAGATTFGIKADALCLATGVTTIVDAGSPGWTNLRGFLEFIVEPSRTEVLTFVHISSIGLLNSMRGEMEDIKNADPERTARVISMWPRHCVGVKVRQGAFQVGSHGVEPLRRAVEAAEMADTRVMVHIDKGVALPDILELLRPGDVVTHCYQGKGDHILGDDDRVIPEVYEARERGVFFDLGHGAGSFHYGIAKRAVELGFLSDVISTDLHVYSLRSPVYSLPETASKLLNMGLDFEEIVRQTTSNPAGVLNRSDDIGTLKEGSVADIAVFDLEEGRYTFTDAHGRQEIGPSMITPHLTVRAGQVYYPDDVKDEVVETERRAEEMVGITGVPYGTIRDIKKVQ